The following are encoded in a window of Sulfitobacter sp. S190 genomic DNA:
- a CDS encoding CAP domain-containing protein: protein MKVRIGIAALAVAAVSACAAPPSQDVVSRSLTAPSFSSSVVDQQLNALRASRGLSTLKRSRALDRAAQMHAADMARRNFFSHKGSNGSTVGRRSKMAGYDWCRVAENIAKGQPDTASVMQAWKASSGHLRNMTIRDMDNYGIARSGPNWVMVLGAKSC, encoded by the coding sequence GTGAAAGTCAGAATTGGAATAGCGGCTTTGGCCGTTGCAGCAGTGTCGGCATGTGCTGCGCCACCTTCCCAAGATGTTGTGTCGCGCAGTCTGACAGCACCCTCATTCAGTAGCAGTGTCGTCGATCAGCAGTTGAACGCCCTGCGGGCATCGCGCGGGCTGTCGACGCTCAAACGCTCGCGGGCGCTGGACCGTGCCGCGCAAATGCATGCCGCCGACATGGCGCGCCGGAATTTCTTCAGCCACAAGGGCAGCAACGGATCGACCGTTGGCAGACGCTCCAAGATGGCGGGATATGACTGGTGCCGCGTGGCCGAGAACATCGCCAAGGGCCAGCCCGACACCGCGTCGGTCATGCAGGCGTGGAAAGCGTCATCGGGCCATTTGCGCAACATGACGATCCGCGACATGGACAACTACGGCATTGCGCGCAGCGGCCCGAACTGGGTCATGGTGCTGGGCGCCAAGAGCTGCTGA
- a CDS encoding SLC13 family permease, producing MNQDQIILFALFGAVFGLLLWGRFRYDIVAFSALMVGVVLGVVETKDAFSGFGHPATLVVALVLVVSAGLVRSGAVLLITRTLVDASRSLGAHITLMGAVGGVLSAFMNNVAALALLMPVDIQTARKAGRAPGLSLMPLSFATILGGMVTLIGTPPNIIIASIREESLGAPFAMFDFAPVGGIAALAGLAFVALIGWRLIPVRDDGCLKPEDVANYVAELVVPEDSKHIGKRLSELDDEADKADVAILGLMREGKRRYGRARTAQLRAGDALVLEAAPDALDEFRSALDLAVAEAEREERLRADGDGVEIIEVVVTETSRLAGRSTQSVGLAWRRRTVLLGISRRGRKITSQLRKAKLEVGDILLLLVPRDHGDEVSEWLGALPLADRGLAMTENKKVWLAIGLFAAAVAAASVGLIYLPIALGLVVVAYVLAKIVPLAELYTHIEWPVVVLLGSMIPLGAALEKSGGTELIADGLVGLTEGWPAWAVLTVLMVVTMTLSDVLNNTATTIVAAPVGIQMANTLDVSADPFLMAVAIAASAAFLTPIGHKNNTLILGPGGYGFGDYWRMGLPLEIIVVAVSIPSILVFWPL from the coding sequence ATGAACCAAGATCAGATTATCCTCTTCGCGCTTTTCGGCGCTGTCTTCGGCCTGCTGCTGTGGGGCCGGTTCCGCTATGACATCGTCGCGTTTTCGGCCCTTATGGTGGGGGTCGTGCTGGGCGTCGTTGAAACAAAGGACGCCTTTTCAGGCTTCGGGCATCCCGCGACGCTGGTCGTCGCGCTGGTGCTGGTGGTGTCGGCGGGGCTGGTGCGCTCGGGCGCGGTGCTGCTGATCACCCGCACGCTGGTCGATGCCTCGCGCAGCCTGGGCGCGCATATCACGCTGATGGGGGCCGTGGGGGGCGTATTGTCTGCCTTCATGAACAACGTAGCCGCGCTCGCACTGCTGATGCCGGTCGATATCCAGACCGCGCGCAAGGCGGGCCGTGCTCCGGGGCTGTCGCTGATGCCGCTGTCGTTCGCCACCATACTGGGCGGCATGGTCACGCTGATCGGGACGCCCCCCAACATCATCATCGCCTCCATCCGCGAAGAAAGCCTCGGCGCGCCCTTTGCCATGTTCGATTTTGCACCGGTCGGCGGGATCGCGGCACTGGCGGGTCTGGCCTTTGTCGCGCTGATCGGCTGGCGGCTTATCCCCGTGCGTGATGACGGATGTCTGAAACCCGAGGATGTGGCCAATTACGTCGCCGAACTCGTGGTCCCCGAAGACAGCAAACACATCGGCAAGCGCCTGTCGGAGCTGGACGACGAGGCCGACAAGGCCGACGTGGCGATCCTTGGCCTGATGCGCGAAGGCAAACGCCGCTATGGCCGGGCGCGCACCGCGCAATTGCGCGCCGGCGATGCGCTCGTGCTCGAAGCGGCCCCCGATGCGCTGGATGAATTCCGCTCGGCGCTGGATCTGGCCGTGGCCGAGGCCGAGCGTGAAGAACGGCTGCGCGCAGACGGTGACGGCGTCGAGATCATCGAGGTGGTCGTCACCGAAACCAGCCGTCTGGCCGGGCGCAGCACCCAGTCCGTGGGGCTCGCATGGCGCAGGCGGACCGTGCTGCTGGGCATTTCGCGCAGGGGCCGGAAGATCACGTCACAGCTGCGCAAGGCCAAGCTCGAGGTGGGCGACATCCTGTTGCTGCTGGTGCCGCGCGATCACGGGGACGAGGTGTCCGAATGGTTGGGCGCGCTGCCGCTGGCCGACCGCGGTCTGGCCATGACCGAGAACAAGAAGGTCTGGCTGGCCATCGGGCTTTTCGCGGCTGCCGTGGCTGCGGCGTCTGTGGGCCTGATCTATCTGCCCATCGCGCTGGGTCTTGTGGTGGTGGCCTATGTGCTGGCGAAAATCGTGCCATTGGCCGAGCTTTACACCCACATCGAATGGCCCGTGGTGGTCCTTCTGGGGTCGATGATCCCGCTGGGTGCCGCGCTGGAAAAATCGGGTGGTACCGAGCTGATCGCGGACGGTCTGGTCGGGCTGACCGAAGGCTGGCCCGCCTGGGCGGTGCTGACGGTGCTGATGGTCGTGACAATGACGCTCTCGGATGTGCTCAACAACACGGCGACGACAATCGTGGCCGCACCCGTGGGCATCCAGATGGCCAACACGCTGGACGTTTCGGCGGACCCGTTCCTGATGGCGGTGGCCATCGCGGCTTCGGCGGCCTTCCTCACGCCGATCGGGCACAAGAACAACACGCTGATCCTCGGGCCCGGCGGCTATGGCTTCGGAGACTACTGGCGCATGGGCCTGCCGCTGGAAATCATCGTGGTGGCGGTGTCGATCCCGTCGATCCTCGTGTTCTGGCCGCTTTGA
- a CDS encoding TIGR00282 family metallophosphoesterase: MKILFLGDVMGRAGRRAITENLPRLRSAWKLDFVVVNGENATSGMGLSASHAKVLLEAGADVLTLGDHAFDQKDMLAFAEQESRIVRPLNFSRSAPGKGARLYKTQTGKRVLVTQALGQVFMKRPFDDPFSALDAVFKTHPLGGMANAIIVDFHCEATSEKMAMGHWCDGRASLVVGTHTHVPTSDAMILPAGTAYLTDAGMCGDYNSVIGMEKAEPLRRFITGMPKDRFTPANDAATLSGVYVETDDKTGRATRIVPVRQGGKLQQSGP, translated from the coding sequence ATGAAGATATTGTTTCTCGGAGACGTGATGGGCCGCGCGGGGCGCCGTGCCATCACCGAAAACCTGCCCCGTCTGCGCAGCGCGTGGAAGCTCGATTTCGTGGTGGTCAACGGCGAAAACGCGACATCGGGCATGGGGTTGTCGGCCAGCCATGCCAAGGTGCTGCTGGAGGCGGGGGCGGATGTGCTGACGCTGGGCGATCATGCCTTCGACCAAAAGGACATGCTGGCCTTTGCCGAGCAGGAAAGCCGCATCGTGCGACCGCTCAACTTCTCGCGCTCGGCGCCGGGCAAGGGCGCGCGGCTTTACAAGACGCAGACCGGCAAGCGTGTGCTGGTCACCCAGGCGCTGGGCCAGGTGTTCATGAAACGCCCGTTTGACGATCCGTTCTCGGCGCTGGATGCAGTGTTCAAGACCCATCCGCTGGGCGGTATGGCCAACGCGATCATCGTGGATTTCCACTGCGAGGCGACCTCGGAGAAAATGGCGATGGGGCATTGGTGCGACGGGCGGGCCTCGCTCGTGGTGGGCACGCACACCCATGTGCCGACGTCGGATGCGATGATCCTGCCCGCGGGCACCGCCTATCTGACGGATGCAGGCATGTGCGGGGATTACAATTCGGTCATCGGGATGGAAAAGGCGGAGCCGCTGCGCCGGTTCATCACCGGCATGCCTAAGGACCGGTTCACCCCCGCCAACGACGCGGCGACACTGTCGGGTGTTTACGTCGAGACGGATGACAAGACGGGCCGCGCGACGCGGATCGTTCCGGTCCGTCAGGGCGGCAAACTCCAGCAGAGCGGGCCATAG
- a CDS encoding 5-formyltetrahydrofolate cyclo-ligase: MSDLAARKDAARKAAFARRKPIFDSANAAQAGYLSEVLAGHRGVPVSGFMPIRTEIDPRPAMVEASAYGPVGVPVITGPDQPLRFARWTPDTPMIAGAFGAAVPERPEFFDPEIVIVPLLAFDLAGGRLGYGGGFYDRTLEQLRARQATLAIGFAFAGQQDDDLPLEPTDQPLDMIVTENGVIDVVRT, translated from the coding sequence GTGAGCGATCTGGCCGCCCGCAAGGACGCCGCCCGCAAGGCCGCATTCGCCCGGCGCAAACCGATTTTTGACAGCGCGAATGCCGCGCAGGCGGGCTATTTGAGTGAGGTTCTGGCCGGCCACCGCGGTGTGCCTGTGTCGGGCTTCATGCCGATCCGTACGGAGATCGACCCGCGCCCCGCGATGGTCGAGGCCTCTGCCTACGGACCGGTCGGGGTGCCCGTGATCACGGGGCCGGACCAACCGCTGCGGTTCGCGCGCTGGACGCCGGACACGCCGATGATCGCCGGTGCCTTTGGCGCGGCGGTGCCCGAGCGGCCCGAGTTTTTCGACCCCGAGATCGTCATCGTGCCGCTGCTGGCGTTCGATCTGGCAGGCGGGCGTCTGGGATACGGTGGCGGGTTTTACGACCGCACGCTGGAGCAGTTGCGCGCGCGGCAGGCGACGCTGGCCATCGGGTTTGCCTTTGCGGGCCAACAGGACGACGATCTGCCGCTGGAACCCACGGACCAGCCGCTGGACATGATCGTGACGGAAAACGGGGTCATTGACGTGGTGCGCACATAG
- the guaD gene encoding guanine deaminase encodes MTHQTLLLGQTLHFDGNPLTGDWRDTVRIDSAGGVLIENGRIAATGPADRLRAAHGAAEVVDYGRDLICPGFIDAHAHHPQTAMIASWGKRLIDWLNTYTFPEEERFADADYAATIAERYLDLTRAAGTTTMCSFATIHPASVDAFFAAAAVRDQCVVTGKTCMDRNAPEDLRDTAQSAYDDSKALLERWHGTGRAHYAITPRFSPTSTPEQLDALGALWDEHPECLMQTHLSEQPDEVAWVRGLYPDARDYLDTYEAHGLIGARALYGHTIHLEPREIARLSEVGAAVVHCPTSNAFIGSGQFNLGRLRDAGVRMGLATDTGGGSSFSMLRTMAAAYEAAQHHGVALHAAQLMWLATAGSADALHLGHEIGTVRAGYAADLTVLDLKSTPAIAQRANRSNDVWEDVFATIMMGDDRAVRDTWIAGKR; translated from the coding sequence ATGACCCATCAAACACTCCTTCTCGGCCAGACGCTCCACTTTGACGGCAACCCGCTGACGGGCGACTGGCGCGACACCGTGCGTATCGACAGCGCCGGTGGCGTGCTCATCGAAAACGGGCGCATCGCGGCCACGGGACCCGCAGACCGGCTGCGCGCGGCGCACGGTGCGGCCGAGGTTGTCGACTATGGCCGCGATCTGATCTGCCCGGGCTTCATCGATGCCCACGCTCACCATCCGCAGACCGCGATGATCGCAAGCTGGGGCAAGCGGCTGATCGACTGGCTCAACACCTACACCTTCCCCGAGGAAGAGCGGTTTGCCGATGCCGATTACGCCGCCACGATCGCCGAGCGCTATCTCGACCTCACGCGCGCGGCGGGGACCACGACGATGTGCAGCTTTGCCACCATTCATCCCGCCAGCGTCGACGCGTTTTTTGCGGCGGCGGCGGTGCGCGACCAATGCGTGGTGACGGGCAAGACCTGCATGGACCGCAACGCCCCCGAAGATCTGCGCGATACCGCGCAATCGGCCTATGACGACAGCAAAGCCCTGCTTGAGCGCTGGCACGGAACCGGGCGGGCGCATTATGCGATCACACCGCGGTTTTCACCGACCTCCACGCCCGAACAACTCGACGCGCTTGGCGCGCTCTGGGACGAACACCCCGAGTGCCTGATGCAGACCCATCTCAGCGAACAACCCGACGAGGTGGCATGGGTCCGCGGCCTCTATCCGGACGCGCGCGATTATCTCGATACCTACGAAGCGCACGGCCTGATCGGGGCCCGTGCCCTTTACGGCCACACCATCCATCTGGAGCCGCGCGAGATCGCGCGTCTGAGCGAGGTCGGGGCCGCCGTTGTGCATTGTCCCACGTCCAACGCGTTCATCGGGTCGGGTCAATTTAATCTGGGCCGTCTGCGCGACGCGGGCGTGCGGATGGGTCTGGCCACCGACACCGGCGGCGGATCGTCGTTTTCGATGCTGCGCACGATGGCCGCGGCCTATGAAGCGGCCCAGCATCACGGTGTCGCTCTTCATGCCGCACAGCTGATGTGGCTTGCCACCGCCGGATCGGCCGACGCGCTGCATCTGGGCCACGAGATCGGCACCGTGCGGGCGGGATACGCCGCCGACCTGACGGTGCTCGACCTGAAGTCCACCCCCGCCATTGCCCAACGGGCCAACCGCAGCAATGATGTCTGGGAAGACGTATTTGCCACCATCATGATGGGCGACGACCGCGCCGTGCGCGACACGTGGATCGCGGGCAAACGCTAG
- a CDS encoding SLC13 family permease, with protein MDFLDLPQTTQAVLSMTVVVVMFVLFLRESFPTEVVALAGASVMLALGLLPYDDALAVLSNSAPWTIAAMFIVMGALVRTGALEVLTALAERHARTNPRMAVVGVILSVMGASAIMNNTPVVVVMIPVVVQLSKTLDTKASKLLIPLSYAAIMGGSLTLIGTSTNLLVDGVARGQGLEPFGIFEILPIGLVVCAWGLFYMSTIGRRLLPSRDSMAGMLSDRSKMKFFSEAVIPPDSNLVGREVLDVKLFKRDGVRLIDVVRGDASLRRNLAAVTLRVGDRVVLRTQMTELLSLQANKELKRVDQVSAVETTTVEVLITPGCKMVGRSLGSLRLRRRYGVYPLAVHRRNQNIGRQLDDLIVKVGDTLLLEGAAEDIQRLAADMEMVDVSQPSQRAYRRGHAPIAVGGLIAIVALAALNVAPILMLAVIAVALVLVTGCIDADEAFSYVDGRLLALIFSMLAVGASLQHTGAVAMIVDAISPTLGDMPLPMVIFCVFLLTTILTEIVSNNAVAVIMTPIAISLAAALGLDPRPLVVAVMIAASCAFATPIGYQTNTLVYGPGGYKFSDFMKVGIPLNLSMSVISSVTIPLFW; from the coding sequence ATGGATTTTCTAGACCTGCCGCAGACAACGCAAGCGGTTCTGAGCATGACGGTCGTCGTGGTGATGTTCGTTCTGTTCCTGCGCGAGAGTTTTCCGACCGAAGTTGTGGCGCTGGCGGGGGCGTCGGTGATGCTGGCGCTGGGGCTGTTGCCCTACGACGATGCGCTGGCGGTACTGTCGAATTCGGCGCCATGGACGATTGCGGCGATGTTCATCGTGATGGGGGCGCTGGTGCGCACCGGCGCGCTTGAGGTGTTGACCGCGCTGGCCGAGCGGCACGCCCGCACCAATCCGCGAATGGCCGTTGTGGGGGTGATCCTGTCGGTCATGGGGGCCAGTGCCATCATGAACAACACCCCCGTGGTGGTGGTGATGATCCCGGTGGTGGTGCAGCTGAGCAAGACGCTGGACACCAAGGCGTCCAAGCTGCTGATCCCGCTCAGCTATGCCGCGATCATGGGCGGGTCGCTCACGTTGATCGGCACGTCGACAAACCTGCTGGTGGATGGTGTGGCGCGGGGTCAGGGGCTGGAGCCCTTCGGCATTTTCGAGATCCTGCCCATCGGGTTGGTCGTCTGTGCGTGGGGGCTGTTTTACATGTCGACCATCGGGCGGCGGTTGCTGCCCAGCCGTGACAGCATGGCGGGGATGCTCAGCGACCGCTCGAAGATGAAATTCTTCTCGGAGGCGGTGATCCCGCCGGACAGCAACCTTGTCGGGCGCGAAGTGCTGGATGTGAAGCTGTTCAAACGCGACGGCGTGCGTCTGATCGACGTTGTGCGCGGTGATGCCTCGCTGCGCCGCAATCTGGCGGCGGTGACGCTGCGGGTGGGCGACCGGGTCGTGCTGCGCACGCAGATGACGGAATTGCTGAGCCTGCAGGCCAACAAGGAGCTCAAGCGCGTCGATCAGGTGTCCGCGGTCGAGACGACCACCGTGGAGGTGTTGATCACGCCGGGCTGCAAGATGGTGGGCCGCAGTCTCGGGTCGCTGCGGTTGCGCCGCCGGTACGGGGTCTATCCGCTGGCCGTCCACCGCCGCAACCAGAACATCGGTCGCCAACTGGATGATCTTATTGTCAAAGTGGGTGATACCCTGCTGCTGGAAGGGGCGGCGGAGGACATCCAGCGGCTGGCGGCGGATATGGAGATGGTCGACGTGAGCCAACCCTCCCAACGCGCCTACCGTCGCGGCCACGCGCCGATAGCCGTGGGCGGCCTGATCGCGATTGTGGCACTTGCGGCGCTCAATGTCGCCCCCATCCTGATGCTGGCGGTGATCGCGGTGGCGCTGGTGCTGGTGACAGGCTGCATCGACGCGGACGAGGCGTTCTCATACGTCGACGGGCGTCTGCTGGCGCTGATCTTTTCGATGTTGGCGGTGGGGGCGTCGCTGCAGCACACAGGTGCGGTGGCGATGATCGTCGATGCGATATCGCCCACGCTGGGGGATATGCCGCTGCCGATGGTGATTTTCTGCGTGTTCCTGCTGACCACGATCCTGACGGAAATCGTGTCAAACAATGCGGTGGCGGTGATCATGACGCCCATCGCGATCAGCCTTGCGGCGGCGCTCGGGCTTGATCCGCGCCCCTTGGTGGTGGCGGTGATGATCGCGGCGTCCTGCGCGTTCGCCACGCCCATCGGATACCAGACAAACACGTTGGTTTACGGGCCGGGGGGCTACAAGTTCAGCGACTTCATGAAGGTGGGGATCCCGCTCAACCTGTCGATGTCGGTCATCTCCAGCGTGACGATCCCGCTGTTCTGGTGA
- the mgtE gene encoding magnesium transporter: protein MTDQVTHAETTPDDDGEQEAYVLSKRDVDAILYAVDIDDRDKLSELMEPLHAADIADLLEQISSYERARLIRLYDREFDGELLSELDDSIRDEVIGILRPQVLAEAVRELDSDDVVDIIEDLQGAQQETILEALEDSDRAAVEQALSFPEYSAGRLMQREVVMAPEHWTVGQAIDHLRATPEQDLPDQFYHIVMVDPRLHPVGNVTLGKLMRSKRETPLTSLLEETFQVFPATRDEGDVAYAFNQYHLISAPVVDDGGRLIGVITIDDAMAVLDEEHEEDILRLAGVGDGSLSDRVINTTKQRLPWLAINLLTSIAASMVISQFDVAIAQIVALAVLMPIVASMGGNAGTQSLTVAVRSLATKDLTGSNVWRVIRREVLVGLINGLIFAVVMGIVGVIWFGSPALGYVIATAMVINMVVAGLAGTGIPIVLERIGVDPALASGAFVTTVTDVVGFFAFLGLASMVLL, encoded by the coding sequence ATGACGGATCAGGTGACGCACGCGGAAACCACCCCCGATGACGACGGCGAACAGGAGGCATATGTCCTGAGCAAACGCGATGTCGATGCGATCCTCTATGCGGTGGATATCGACGACCGCGACAAGCTGAGCGAGTTGATGGAGCCGCTGCACGCGGCCGACATCGCGGACCTTCTCGAACAGATCAGCTCCTACGAGCGGGCGCGGTTGATCCGGCTTTATGACCGTGAATTCGATGGCGAGCTGCTCTCCGAGCTGGATGATTCCATCCGCGACGAAGTGATCGGCATCCTGCGCCCGCAGGTTCTGGCCGAGGCGGTGCGCGAACTCGACAGTGATGATGTCGTGGACATCATCGAGGATTTGCAGGGCGCACAGCAGGAAACGATTCTCGAGGCGCTGGAAGACAGCGACCGCGCGGCGGTAGAGCAGGCGCTGTCGTTCCCCGAATACTCCGCGGGCCGTTTGATGCAGCGCGAGGTCGTCATGGCGCCCGAACACTGGACTGTCGGACAGGCCATCGACCATCTGCGCGCCACGCCCGAGCAGGACCTGCCGGACCAGTTCTACCATATCGTCATGGTCGATCCGCGCCTGCATCCGGTTGGAAATGTGACATTGGGCAAGCTGATGCGATCCAAGCGCGAGACGCCGCTGACATCGCTGCTGGAGGAAACATTCCAGGTGTTTCCCGCCACGCGGGACGAGGGCGATGTGGCCTATGCGTTCAACCAGTACCACCTGATTTCCGCCCCCGTCGTCGATGACGGCGGACGGCTGATCGGGGTGATTACCATCGACGACGCGATGGCGGTGCTCGACGAGGAACACGAAGAGGACATTCTGCGGTTGGCCGGTGTCGGCGACGGGTCGCTGTCGGACAGGGTGATCAACACCACCAAACAGCGTCTGCCGTGGCTGGCGATCAATCTGCTGACCTCGATTGCCGCGTCGATGGTGATTTCGCAGTTCGACGTGGCGATTGCCCAGATCGTGGCGCTGGCGGTGCTGATGCCGATCGTGGCGTCGATGGGCGGCAACGCGGGCACGCAGAGCCTGACGGTGGCGGTGCGGTCGCTGGCGACGAAGGATTTGACCGGGTCGAACGTCTGGCGCGTGATCCGGCGCGAGGTTCTGGTGGGGCTGATCAACGGGCTGATTTTTGCGGTGGTCATGGGCATCGTGGGTGTCATCTGGTTCGGCTCGCCCGCGCTGGGCTATGTCATTGCCACGGCGATGGTGATCAACATGGTGGTGGCGGGGCTGGCCGGAACCGGCATTCCCATCGTGCTCGAACGGATCGGTGTCGATCCGGCTCTTGCCTCCGGTGCGTTTGTGACGACGGTGACGGATGTGGTGGGCTTTTTCGCGTTTCTGGGCCTTGCCTCCATGGTGCTGTTGTGA
- a CDS encoding YebC/PmpR family DNA-binding transcriptional regulator, whose translation MAGHSKWANIQHRKGRQDKLRSKLFSKLSKEITVAAKMGDPDPDKNPRLRLAVKEAKSSSVPKDVIDRAIKKSQAGDGDDYEEIRYEGYGPNGVAVIVETMTDNRNRTASTVRSTFTKNGGNLGETGSVGFMFDRKGEVTYSADVGDADTVMMAAIEAGAEDVQSSEDGHTIYCADTDLNDVSNALEAELGESDSTKLIWQPTTTTEMDLEGMQKLMKLIDALEDDDDVQRVTANFEASDEVMEQLE comes from the coding sequence ATGGCCGGCCACTCAAAATGGGCAAACATCCAGCACCGCAAGGGGCGCCAGGACAAGCTGCGCTCGAAACTGTTTTCCAAACTGTCCAAGGAAATCACCGTTGCGGCCAAGATGGGTGATCCCGACCCCGACAAGAACCCGCGCCTGCGTCTGGCCGTGAAGGAAGCGAAATCCAGTTCGGTACCCAAGGATGTCATCGACCGCGCGATCAAGAAATCGCAGGCGGGCGACGGGGACGACTACGAGGAAATCCGCTATGAGGGCTATGGCCCGAACGGCGTTGCCGTGATCGTCGAGACGATGACCGACAATCGCAACCGCACCGCGTCGACCGTGCGATCGACCTTTACCAAGAACGGCGGCAATCTGGGCGAGACCGGATCGGTGGGGTTCATGTTCGACCGCAAGGGCGAGGTGACCTATTCGGCCGATGTGGGCGATGCGGATACCGTGATGATGGCCGCGATCGAGGCGGGCGCCGAAGATGTGCAAAGCTCGGAGGACGGGCACACGATCTATTGCGCCGATACCGATCTCAATGACGTATCGAACGCGCTTGAGGCGGAACTGGGCGAGAGCGACAGCACCAAGCTGATCTGGCAGCCGACCACCACCACCGAGATGGACCTCGAGGGCATGCAAAAGCTGATGAAGCTGATCGACGCGTTGGAAGACGACGACGATGTGCAGCGCGTGACCGCGAACTTCGAAGCCTCCGACGAGGTGATGGAGCAGCTGGAGTAG
- a CDS encoding bile acid:sodium symporter family protein, producing the protein MDILINVVLPLSLAIIMLSLGIGLTLDDFARVARQRRGFLAGAVCQMLLLPLVGFTVATVFGLSPELAVGVMLLALCPGGVTSNILTRLARGDVALSVSLTAVISLVSVVTMPVLAAWSVAHFMGAAAPQVSVTSLGIAMFVITALPVCLGVAVRHKAPQFADRVEPVLTKLATALFILIVVAALGSNWALFVENIAVLGPVLITFNAALMLMGLAVAALCALDTAGRKTLSIETGVQNATLGITLAALISGQTDGFSTLAMPSAFYGVTMYLVAAPFVLWFRRG; encoded by the coding sequence ATGGATATTCTGATCAACGTCGTTTTGCCACTGTCGCTGGCGATCATCATGCTGTCGCTGGGCATTGGCCTGACACTCGACGATTTCGCCCGCGTCGCCCGCCAGCGTCGGGGGTTTCTGGCCGGTGCCGTGTGCCAGATGCTGTTGCTGCCGCTGGTGGGGTTCACCGTGGCGACGGTCTTCGGGCTGTCGCCGGAACTGGCCGTGGGGGTCATGCTTCTGGCGTTGTGCCCGGGCGGGGTGACGTCAAACATCCTGACACGGCTGGCGCGCGGTGACGTGGCGCTGTCGGTATCGCTCACGGCGGTCATTTCGCTGGTATCGGTGGTGACGATGCCGGTGCTGGCGGCGTGGTCGGTGGCGCATTTCATGGGGGCCGCCGCACCGCAGGTGTCGGTGACCTCGCTGGGCATCGCGATGTTCGTCATCACTGCCCTTCCGGTCTGCCTCGGTGTGGCCGTGCGCCACAAGGCGCCGCAGTTCGCCGACCGGGTAGAGCCTGTCCTGACCAAACTGGCGACCGCATTGTTCATCCTGATCGTGGTGGCCGCGCTCGGCTCGAACTGGGCGCTTTTCGTCGAAAACATCGCCGTTCTGGGCCCGGTCCTGATTACCTTCAACGCCGCGCTGATGCTGATGGGGCTGGCGGTCGCGGCGCTCTGCGCGCTGGACACTGCGGGGCGCAAGACGCTCTCGATCGAAACGGGCGTGCAGAATGCCACCCTCGGCATCACGCTGGCGGCGCTGATTTCGGGGCAAACGGACGGGTTCAGCACGCTGGCCATGCCGTCGGCGTTCTACGGCGTGACCATGTATCTGGTCGCCGCACCCTTCGTGCTGTGGTTCCGGCGCGGCTGA